The following are encoded in a window of Citrobacter freundii genomic DNA:
- a CDS encoding DUF4055 domain-containing protein, which yields MPDISTPNLDYGNMVQAWDINDALMGGTLYMRQLGEAYLPRWPKEDKEDYKKRLAVATLLPAYEETINQNVGRVFAEPIQLGENVPDALREFARNVDLEGSRLDVWAQAFFSLAMQYGLSHALVDYPRVDAEQVKTKADEKATGARPYVTMLNPRQVIGWKSTMTGGKVQLTALRIKEVVVEDGDDFGQTKVEQIRLLTPGQVQIFRKATGADGQANWALHEEWQTSRSDITLVTLYTKRTGFMCGSPPLLNMALLNVKHWQSQSEQDNILHVARVPILTVFGLGDGEELVIGSSSATQFSDRQTQGLEYVEHTGTSIASGKESLTDLVEQMRQAGAKLLRTDNTSTKSVDQTSEEKMQEQSPLYTMATSLEDAIDNILQIMAEYIGESEGGNVDVRTELDVESKEFNPPAALAIQSLRQGGDLRRIDAIKALQKLNLIDADADPEKVLDELLAESSSLDTRTIGEV from the coding sequence ATGCCTGATATTTCAACCCCCAATCTGGACTATGGGAACATGGTGCAGGCGTGGGACATCAACGACGCCCTGATGGGCGGCACGCTGTACATGCGCCAGCTTGGTGAGGCTTATCTGCCGCGCTGGCCAAAAGAGGACAAAGAGGATTACAAAAAGCGCCTGGCTGTGGCCACGCTTCTTCCTGCCTACGAAGAGACCATCAACCAGAACGTTGGCCGCGTATTCGCTGAGCCGATCCAACTGGGCGAGAACGTCCCGGATGCGCTGCGCGAATTTGCGAGGAACGTGGATCTTGAAGGCAGTCGCCTCGATGTATGGGCACAGGCGTTCTTCAGCCTGGCGATGCAGTACGGTCTGTCCCACGCGCTGGTGGACTACCCCCGGGTCGATGCCGAGCAGGTAAAGACCAAGGCTGATGAAAAGGCCACCGGAGCGCGTCCCTATGTGACGATGCTGAATCCCCGCCAGGTGATCGGCTGGAAGTCGACGATGACCGGCGGCAAGGTGCAGCTCACTGCGTTGCGCATCAAAGAGGTGGTGGTCGAAGATGGTGATGACTTCGGGCAGACGAAGGTTGAGCAGATCCGACTGCTGACGCCCGGTCAGGTACAAATATTCCGCAAGGCCACTGGTGCCGACGGACAGGCGAACTGGGCGTTGCACGAAGAATGGCAAACCTCACGTTCGGATATCACGCTGGTCACGCTCTACACCAAGCGCACCGGCTTTATGTGCGGCTCTCCGCCATTGCTCAACATGGCGCTGCTGAACGTTAAGCACTGGCAGAGCCAGAGCGAACAGGACAATATCCTGCACGTTGCCCGGGTGCCGATACTGACGGTGTTCGGTCTTGGCGATGGTGAAGAGTTGGTCATTGGGTCTTCCTCGGCAACTCAATTCTCTGACCGTCAAACGCAGGGACTCGAATATGTCGAGCACACCGGCACTTCAATCGCATCGGGTAAAGAGTCGCTGACCGACCTCGTGGAGCAAATGCGCCAGGCTGGCGCGAAACTGCTGCGCACTGACAACACCTCGACCAAATCTGTTGACCAGACCTCAGAAGAGAAAATGCAGGAGCAGTCACCGCTCTACACCATGGCAACCAGCCTGGAAGATGCGATCGACAACATCCTGCAAATCATGGCCGAGTACATCGGGGAATCTGAGGGGGGTAACGTCGATGTCCGCACCGAGCTGGATGTTGAGTCGAAAGAGTTCAACCCGCCAGCGGCGCTGGCCATTCAGTCGTTGCGCCAGGGCGGTGATCTGCGTCGTATCGATGCTATTAAAGCGCTGCAGAAGCTTAACCTGATTGATGCAGACGCAGACCCAGAAAAGGTCCTGGACGAGTTATTGGCTGAATCCTCCTCGCTGGATACCAGAACGATAGGCGAGGTGTGA
- a CDS encoding KilA-N domain-containing protein, with the protein MNHPTVSVNGVSVRVDDEGRYSLNDLHAAAVANGEATESQRPSVFLRSAQIKRFVKALKSKALKSASEQNQPLKVIKGGDQSGAWGIELLAIRYAAWIKPEFEIEVYEVFRTVVRLGISAMSRLNKIDHIINTETKAISQCASQMAKWGIGGRKQLLHSVRERAADEVQMYLPGIN; encoded by the coding sequence ATGAATCACCCAACCGTCTCAGTGAATGGGGTCTCCGTCCGCGTTGATGACGAAGGCCGGTACAGTCTTAACGATCTTCATGCGGCAGCGGTAGCTAACGGAGAGGCTACTGAGTCACAAAGGCCCAGCGTCTTCCTGCGTAGCGCGCAGATCAAACGCTTCGTTAAAGCGCTAAAATCCAAAGCACTAAAAAGTGCTTCGGAACAAAATCAACCACTTAAGGTTATAAAAGGCGGTGATCAAAGTGGTGCATGGGGCATTGAACTTCTGGCAATCCGCTATGCCGCCTGGATAAAACCAGAGTTTGAGATTGAAGTGTACGAAGTATTTAGAACAGTGGTGCGTCTGGGTATTAGTGCCATGTCGCGCCTGAACAAAATCGACCACATCATCAACACTGAAACCAAAGCAATTAGCCAGTGTGCAAGTCAGATGGCTAAGTGGGGTATTGGTGGGCGCAAACAACTCCTGCATTCAGTCCGGGAGCGTGCTGCTGACGAAGTCCAGATGTATCTGCCCGGCATTAACTAA
- a CDS encoding DUF6651 domain-containing protein, translated as MKLKLDANGNVVVENGMPVFIHDDGKEIPFDAVAAMNKITSLNGEAKTHREAKEQAEAGLAKFAGITDPTKALEALEMMTKIDQKKLLDAGAVDQVKAEITKAFQQQLDEANGKSQTLETQLYNEMIGGRFGGSKFISEKMAIPAEFVRSHFGQNFKIEDGKVVAYDGQGNKVFSRTKPGELAGFDEALESLVELHPQKDHILKASGNSGGGSHQSQHQAGQKTMKRAAFDALDGAGKQAALKDSISIVD; from the coding sequence ATGAAACTCAAACTCGATGCTAACGGCAATGTGGTCGTTGAAAACGGTATGCCGGTATTCATTCATGATGACGGCAAAGAAATCCCGTTCGACGCGGTCGCAGCGATGAACAAAATCACCTCTCTGAACGGTGAGGCCAAAACTCATCGTGAGGCGAAGGAGCAGGCGGAAGCCGGTCTCGCTAAATTCGCTGGCATCACCGACCCGACCAAGGCGCTCGAAGCCCTGGAAATGATGACCAAAATCGACCAGAAGAAGCTGCTCGACGCTGGTGCCGTTGACCAGGTGAAAGCCGAAATTACCAAAGCCTTCCAGCAGCAACTGGACGAAGCGAACGGCAAGAGCCAGACGCTGGAGACCCAGCTTTACAACGAGATGATCGGCGGCCGCTTCGGTGGCTCTAAGTTCATCTCCGAGAAGATGGCGATCCCGGCTGAGTTCGTGCGTTCCCACTTCGGGCAGAACTTCAAAATCGAAGACGGCAAGGTTGTGGCCTACGACGGCCAGGGCAACAAGGTGTTCTCCCGCACCAAGCCCGGCGAACTGGCTGGTTTCGATGAAGCGCTGGAATCTCTGGTCGAGTTGCATCCTCAGAAAGACCACATCTTAAAAGCGTCCGGCAACAGCGGCGGCGGTTCCCACCAGTCGCAGCATCAGGCCGGGCAAAAAACCATGAAACGCGCTGCTTTTGACGCTCTGGATGGTGCTGGCAAGCAAGCGGCACTCAAAGACAGCATCAGCATCGTTGATTAA
- a CDS encoding YnfU family zinc-binding protein, producing MSFFDYALKRVEAATKTTVACPICGHNSNHPSTKVRQELPLLCPQCKSLFVIHR from the coding sequence ATGTCATTCTTCGATTACGCACTTAAACGCGTTGAAGCGGCGACCAAAACAACAGTGGCTTGCCCGATATGCGGCCATAACTCGAACCACCCGTCCACAAAAGTACGGCAAGAACTACCGTTGCTCTGCCCTCAATGCAAATCACTGTTTGTCATTCACAGATAA
- a CDS encoding Gp49 family protein: MSDKDIEQEIQAKGLNAPRVTPQRIESVIDGEYYFTAEDGVLHNIRQQDELTRLTGYHGSLKTLTFCVLHLKNGFSVTGESACASPENFDAEIGRKIARENAVNKIWMLEGYLLKQKLSEA; the protein is encoded by the coding sequence GTGAGCGACAAAGACATCGAGCAGGAAATTCAGGCCAAAGGTTTGAACGCGCCGCGTGTAACCCCTCAGCGCATCGAAAGCGTTATCGATGGTGAATATTACTTCACTGCAGAGGATGGTGTGTTGCATAACATCCGTCAACAAGACGAACTGACGCGCCTTACCGGCTACCACGGCAGCCTTAAAACGCTGACCTTCTGCGTTCTGCATCTCAAAAACGGCTTCTCTGTTACTGGTGAAAGCGCCTGCGCCAGCCCGGAGAATTTCGACGCTGAAATCGGCCGCAAGATTGCCCGCGAAAATGCGGTCAACAAAATCTGGATGCTGGAAGGCTACCTGCTGAAGCAGAAGCTTTCCGAAGCCTGA
- a CDS encoding phage tail tube protein has protein sequence MAFAIPNGSRVNVAKAYLAAITFTAASNATECELTVASAAGILAGDVVQVNSGWLKLDNMVLRVKSVTGTKIVLEAFDTTDTNKFPAGTGAGTLRKIDSWITMPQVMTLSTEGGDQQTISIQFLEDDKARTIPTFKNAVVQVYTFAHDPLLAIYKRLIELDESSDTTAIWFHNQRGKADRYYSAKVSFQKVPKTEINAVESNEARMNFESDMQIYPIADSSAVPLAFLTDLLATKSVATDSSLDLAVVMQGGSAPYTYVWKKGGTAIPGKTASTLNIPTVSSTDAGVYTCEVTDAAGKTLTSAACTVTVS, from the coding sequence ATGGCATTCGCAATCCCTAACGGGTCGCGTGTAAACGTGGCCAAGGCCTATCTGGCCGCAATTACCTTTACTGCGGCATCCAATGCGACGGAATGCGAACTGACCGTTGCCTCGGCTGCCGGCATTCTGGCGGGTGATGTTGTCCAGGTTAACTCTGGCTGGCTGAAGCTCGATAACATGGTGCTTCGCGTGAAGTCGGTCACTGGTACCAAAATCGTGCTGGAAGCGTTCGATACCACCGATACCAATAAATTCCCGGCCGGTACTGGCGCGGGCACGCTTCGCAAAATTGATTCGTGGATCACCATGCCACAGGTCATGACCTTATCTACCGAAGGTGGCGACCAGCAGACCATCAGCATCCAGTTCCTGGAGGATGATAAAGCACGAACCATCCCGACGTTTAAAAACGCGGTCGTTCAGGTCTATACCTTCGCTCACGATCCGTTGCTCGCCATCTACAAACGACTCATTGAACTGGATGAGTCAAGCGATACGACGGCAATCTGGTTCCACAACCAGCGCGGCAAGGCTGACCGTTACTATTCTGCGAAGGTCTCATTCCAGAAGGTTCCAAAGACTGAAATCAACGCCGTAGAAAGCAACGAAGCGCGCATGAACTTCGAATCGGATATGCAGATTTACCCAATCGCTGACTCTTCTGCTGTGCCGCTGGCGTTCCTGACTGATCTGCTGGCGACCAAGTCTGTTGCTACCGACTCATCTCTTGACCTGGCTGTAGTGATGCAGGGTGGTTCTGCACCTTACACCTACGTATGGAAGAAAGGCGGTACCGCCATTCCTGGTAAAACGGCATCGACGCTCAACATCCCGACCGTCTCATCCACTGATGCTGGCGTTTATACCTGCGAAGTCACTGACGCCGCAGGCAAGACCCTAACGTCGGCGGCATGCACCGTTACTGTCAGCTAA
- a CDS encoding terminase, which translates to MNYKAVWKPLPGSQSLSLSCPCNEILYEGTRGPGKTAAQLARFRRLVGLGYGSFWRGVIFDTEYKNLTDIITQSKRMYRLFNDGARYLASASELRWVWPTGEELLFRFGKEEGDYWDYHGQEFPFIGFNELTKQQSGEFYEMMFSCRRSSFRPENYPRDDGSLLKPIPLETFSTTNPFGIGHTWVKKRFIEPAPRGTIIRETQKVFNPQTEREEDVTLTRVAIHGSFKENPYLDPQYIATLMAIKDPNRRKAWVEGSWDVTSGGRFDHLWNASHHVIKPFRIPDSWTVDRSHDWGESKPFSNLWWARADGTTAELPDGRQFCPPAGSLILIGEWYGCPPDELNKGLNMSSTNVAKGVAWIDKRLVGEELAEPEEIKLNGVTQGQLNIMPGICKKVVPGPADGAIYNTGDDELSIAQKMESQGVKWVPSNKKPGSRVNGAALFADMLEAVIEGKKLESGMPEKPAFYVFDYCRGWISRVPVLVRDSKNPDDVDTQQEDHDWDGTRYAVLHSPPKKVGKVTSLRL; encoded by the coding sequence ATGAATTACAAAGCCGTCTGGAAACCTTTGCCGGGATCGCAGTCGCTCTCCCTGAGTTGCCCATGCAACGAAATACTCTACGAGGGGACGCGCGGACCGGGTAAAACTGCCGCGCAGCTGGCGCGCTTTCGTCGCCTGGTTGGTCTGGGCTACGGCTCGTTCTGGCGTGGCGTGATATTCGATACCGAGTATAAAAACCTCACCGACATCATCACCCAGTCAAAGCGTATGTATCGCCTGTTCAACGACGGTGCCCGATATCTGGCCTCAGCATCTGAGCTGCGCTGGGTGTGGCCGACTGGTGAGGAGCTGCTGTTCCGCTTCGGGAAAGAAGAGGGCGACTACTGGGATTACCACGGCCAGGAGTTCCCGTTTATCGGGTTTAACGAGCTGACCAAGCAGCAGTCGGGTGAGTTCTACGAGATGATGTTCTCCTGCCGGCGATCATCTTTTCGGCCCGAGAACTACCCGAGGGATGATGGCTCACTGCTGAAGCCGATTCCACTGGAGACATTCAGCACCACAAACCCGTTTGGCATCGGCCACACATGGGTTAAGAAGCGCTTCATTGAGCCTGCGCCGCGCGGCACCATCATTCGCGAAACGCAGAAGGTGTTTAACCCTCAGACCGAGCGAGAAGAGGACGTGACGTTGACGCGTGTCGCTATCCACGGTTCGTTCAAAGAGAACCCGTATCTGGATCCGCAGTACATCGCGACGCTGATGGCAATCAAAGACCCTAACCGGCGCAAAGCCTGGGTAGAGGGTTCATGGGATGTCACCAGCGGTGGTCGCTTTGACCATCTGTGGAATGCCTCGCATCACGTGATTAAGCCGTTCCGCATTCCCGATAGCTGGACGGTTGACCGCTCTCATGACTGGGGAGAATCGAAGCCGTTCTCCAACCTCTGGTGGGCGCGGGCTGACGGCACCACCGCCGAGCTGCCTGATGGTCGCCAGTTCTGCCCGCCTGCCGGGTCGTTGATCCTCATTGGCGAGTGGTACGGCTGCCCGCCTGATGAGCTGAACAAAGGGCTGAATATGTCATCCACCAACGTTGCTAAGGGCGTGGCGTGGATTGATAAGCGTCTGGTGGGAGAGGAGCTTGCTGAGCCTGAGGAGATAAAACTCAACGGGGTGACGCAGGGGCAGCTGAACATCATGCCCGGTATCTGCAAGAAGGTTGTTCCCGGACCTGCTGACGGGGCTATCTACAACACCGGTGATGACGAATTATCTATTGCCCAGAAAATGGAATCCCAGGGCGTTAAATGGGTGCCATCCAACAAGAAGCCGGGTTCACGCGTGAACGGCGCGGCACTGTTTGCTGACATGCTGGAGGCCGTCATTGAGGGCAAGAAGCTGGAATCAGGTATGCCAGAGAAACCAGCATTCTACGTGTTTGACTACTGCCGGGGCTGGATTAGCCGTGTTCCGGTTCTCGTTCGCGACAGTAAGAACCCTGACGATGTAGACACACAGCAGGAAGATCACGATTGGGATGGCACGCGCTATGCCGTCCTACATTCACCGCCGAAGAAAGTCGGCAAAGTCACCAGCCTGAGGCTCTAA
- a CDS encoding P22 phage major capsid protein family protein: MAGNTLTGLIPTIYTALDVVSREQTGFIPAVARDAKADAAAKDQTVRAPVAPAATTEDITPGPSAPNTGDQTIGGVDVKITKSKMAPVKWNGEEQLALGPAGTYNTILADQFKQAFRALANEVDADLAALYLNSSRAVGAPKDTPFSIKDDLSDAALARQILTDNGAPTTDLRMVLGGEAMASIRGKQSVLFKANEAGTDQLLREGVIGRIMGFNLHESFSIKRTAKSTAAGYKANGAKKEGDIIVAISAGTGGIAAGTAVKFDGDDNQYLVVAATSSSITISAPGLRQDLADQAAVTVLSEFAPNMAFDRGAFLLASRTPAMPEGGDTADDVMNVTDPVSGITFQVALYRQYRQVRYEVGLAWGVAAVAPRHSAIIMG, translated from the coding sequence ATGGCAGGCAATACCCTCACTGGTCTGATCCCGACCATCTATACCGCGCTGGACGTTGTTTCCCGCGAACAAACTGGCTTCATTCCTGCTGTTGCGCGTGATGCAAAGGCAGATGCAGCTGCGAAAGACCAGACCGTGCGTGCACCTGTCGCACCCGCGGCCACCACTGAAGACATTACGCCGGGGCCGTCAGCACCTAATACTGGCGACCAGACCATCGGTGGTGTGGATGTCAAAATCACCAAATCCAAAATGGCTCCGGTCAAATGGAACGGTGAAGAACAACTGGCGCTTGGCCCGGCCGGTACCTACAACACCATTCTGGCCGACCAGTTCAAACAGGCGTTCCGCGCACTGGCGAACGAAGTTGATGCTGACCTTGCTGCACTTTACCTCAACTCCTCGCGTGCTGTTGGTGCACCGAAAGACACGCCGTTTAGCATCAAGGACGATCTGTCCGATGCGGCGCTGGCGCGCCAAATCCTGACCGATAACGGCGCGCCGACCACCGACCTACGCATGGTGCTTGGCGGCGAGGCGATGGCATCCATTCGTGGTAAGCAGTCCGTACTGTTCAAAGCGAACGAAGCGGGTACCGACCAGTTGCTGCGTGAAGGTGTGATCGGTCGCATCATGGGCTTCAACCTCCATGAGTCCTTCAGCATTAAGCGCACAGCGAAAAGCACCGCGGCTGGTTACAAGGCCAACGGTGCGAAAAAAGAGGGCGATATCATCGTTGCCATCTCGGCGGGAACCGGCGGCATTGCTGCGGGCACTGCTGTGAAGTTTGACGGCGATGACAACCAGTACCTGGTTGTGGCGGCAACGTCTTCCAGCATCACCATCAGCGCACCGGGCCTCCGTCAGGATCTGGCTGACCAGGCAGCAGTCACTGTGCTCAGCGAGTTTGCGCCGAACATGGCGTTTGACCGCGGCGCATTCCTGCTGGCTAGCCGTACCCCTGCAATGCCTGAAGGTGGCGATACTGCTGATGACGTCATGAACGTGACCGACCCGGTATCCGGCATCACCTTCCAGGTCGCTCTGTACCGTCAGTACCGCCAGGTTCGTTACGAGGTCGGTCTGGCATGGGGCGTGGCCGCTGTGGCGCCGCGTCATTCCGCCATCATCATGGGTTAA
- a CDS encoding phage tail assembly chaperone, translating into MTQFSLIPNPTFSATASIPQAGKDDGKLTFTFRHKTLEELRAMDEQLHKKADGKKAPIEPQADYLMDIVEGWALPDEFTRDNVIVLLKNYPRAFDSIGLAYTKELMGIREKN; encoded by the coding sequence ATGACCCAATTCTCCCTGATCCCAAACCCAACCTTCTCCGCAACTGCCAGCATCCCGCAAGCCGGTAAAGATGACGGCAAACTGACTTTTACCTTCCGCCACAAGACGCTGGAAGAGCTGCGCGCCATGGACGAGCAGTTGCACAAAAAGGCCGATGGCAAAAAAGCCCCTATCGAGCCGCAGGCGGATTACCTGATGGATATTGTCGAAGGCTGGGCGCTGCCGGATGAATTCACCCGCGATAACGTGATCGTCCTGCTTAAGAACTACCCGCGCGCGTTCGACAGCATCGGCCTGGCCTACACCAAAGAGTTGATGGGTATCCGCGAAAAAAACTAA
- a CDS encoding DnaT-like ssDNA-binding protein, giving the protein MINADPRSPDFNTYASVVDLRAFAAGRGYTVPADDGECGQMLMQAMDYLEGKSWRGQRSVASQPLSWPRTGVRFDGVDLPDDAIPQRLIDAQCRLAVESQEIDLTPSVAGGGAVTMERIEGAVTVQYEAGTNKAAPSFPWFYSSLRGLVVGGNQVRVERG; this is encoded by the coding sequence ATGATTAATGCCGATCCACGCTCACCCGATTTCAACACCTACGCCAGCGTTGTTGACCTGCGCGCGTTTGCTGCGGGGCGCGGATATACCGTGCCTGCCGATGATGGTGAGTGCGGCCAGATGCTGATGCAGGCGATGGATTATCTGGAGGGTAAGTCATGGCGCGGGCAGCGCAGCGTTGCTTCACAGCCTCTATCCTGGCCTCGCACTGGCGTTCGTTTCGATGGTGTTGACCTGCCGGATGATGCTATCCCGCAGCGTCTGATTGATGCTCAATGTCGTCTGGCCGTCGAATCACAGGAGATTGATCTTACGCCTTCGGTTGCTGGTGGTGGGGCGGTGACGATGGAGCGCATCGAGGGTGCGGTAACTGTTCAGTACGAGGCGGGTACCAACAAGGCTGCACCGTCGTTCCCCTGGTTCTATTCCTCGCTGCGCGGGCTGGTGGTGGGTGGCAACCAGGTCCGGGTCGAAAGGGGGTAA
- a CDS encoding DUF4128 domain-containing protein, protein MASDQSMRIAELLESRIAVICSSLGLPVAWPNIPFAPPDSSPYGRVYVLPAQTVGQDLGGQLRTYQGILQLNIIVPAGGGVTQARGLAKSVADAFPEGLPLVNGDLTVYINGPPQIRSPIQDRPTSAPNDSSGSITYTIPISMQYRADY, encoded by the coding sequence ATGGCCAGTGACCAGTCAATGCGAATTGCTGAACTACTGGAGAGCCGCATTGCGGTTATCTGCTCTTCTCTCGGGCTGCCAGTAGCCTGGCCGAATATACCGTTCGCTCCCCCGGATAGCTCACCATACGGGCGTGTTTATGTTTTGCCAGCGCAGACGGTGGGGCAAGACCTGGGTGGTCAATTGCGAACCTATCAGGGCATCCTGCAGCTCAACATCATTGTTCCCGCAGGGGGTGGCGTCACTCAGGCCAGGGGGCTGGCAAAGTCTGTCGCTGATGCGTTTCCGGAGGGACTTCCGCTGGTGAATGGTGACCTGACGGTCTACATCAACGGGCCTCCACAGATTCGCTCACCAATACAGGATCGCCCGACCTCTGCACCAAACGACAGTAGTGGCTCCATCACCTATACCATCCCCATCAGCATGCAATATCGCGCTGATTACTGA
- a CDS encoding DUF1799 domain-containing protein: MYTPGPTLAELAAFGLMPEDVEEEVGILPSVWEAFTVFSALATQWRVGASGATGLDYNVLPWVFQLHRVEDAAACMADIRIMESEALKVMHKETA, encoded by the coding sequence ATGTACACACCGGGACCGACCCTCGCGGAGTTAGCCGCTTTTGGTTTAATGCCTGAGGACGTGGAGGAGGAAGTGGGGATCCTGCCATCTGTATGGGAGGCCTTTACAGTCTTCTCTGCGCTGGCGACCCAGTGGCGCGTCGGCGCGAGTGGTGCGACCGGTCTTGATTACAACGTTCTCCCCTGGGTGTTTCAGTTGCACAGGGTTGAGGATGCGGCGGCCTGCATGGCTGATATTCGAATCATGGAAAGCGAGGCTCTCAAAGTGATGCATAAGGAGACGGCCTGA